One window of Candidatus Mycobacterium wuenschmannii genomic DNA carries:
- a CDS encoding TetR family transcriptional regulator has translation MPESLNAETILDTAAGLIEGQGVESFTMRRLAEELGVAVTSIYWHVGGRDKLFDSLVDRLLREMAHLPSVGDSAMERIASLARSQRRVLIDRQHLLAIAHERDSTPTLFLPIQQKLAALLADVGVTGTDAALILRAIQVHVISSAVMQFSAVRGAKHDEEDPSLWDDDWPDRALVQALQSPTDYDAVFEYGLDALLATLPV, from the coding sequence ATGCCGGAATCCCTTAATGCGGAGACGATCCTGGACACCGCCGCAGGCCTGATCGAAGGTCAGGGCGTCGAGTCGTTCACCATGCGGCGGCTCGCAGAGGAACTCGGCGTCGCGGTCACGTCCATCTATTGGCATGTCGGCGGCCGCGACAAACTCTTCGACAGCCTGGTCGACCGGTTACTGCGCGAGATGGCGCATCTGCCCTCGGTGGGTGACAGCGCGATGGAACGCATTGCCTCACTAGCCCGTTCGCAGCGCCGCGTCCTGATCGACCGGCAGCACCTGTTGGCCATTGCACACGAGCGCGACAGCACTCCGACGCTGTTCCTGCCCATTCAGCAGAAGCTGGCCGCGCTGCTCGCCGACGTGGGCGTGACCGGCACCGACGCAGCACTCATCCTGCGTGCGATTCAGGTCCACGTCATCTCCTCGGCGGTGATGCAGTTCTCGGCGGTGCGCGGCGCCAAGCACGACGAAGAGGATCCCTCCCTGTGGGACGACGACTGGCCCGACCGGGCTCTGGTGCAGGCGCTGCAGTCCCCCACCGACTACGACGCGGTGTTCGAGTACGGTCTCGACGCGCTGTTGGCGACGCTCCCCGTGTGA
- a CDS encoding hemerythrin domain-containing protein: MIIASPDDVVAFLKAQHNVIEDMFDQVLHATDPHAREKPFVQLRQLLAVHETAEEMVVHPRARRDVESFDSIVDARLEEEHDAKKLLSRIEKLDITSTEFIDELTTLRDAVLDHALHEETYEFPKLEKQLDDDESKRLTAAVRAAEAIAPTRPHAGVESPLLNFAVGPFASMLDRARDLIEHGLD, encoded by the coding sequence ATGATCATCGCGTCGCCTGATGACGTCGTCGCCTTCCTCAAGGCGCAGCACAACGTCATCGAGGACATGTTCGACCAGGTCCTGCACGCGACGGACCCGCACGCGCGGGAGAAGCCATTCGTGCAGCTGCGGCAATTGCTCGCGGTGCACGAAACCGCGGAGGAAATGGTGGTGCATCCCCGAGCGCGACGCGACGTGGAGTCGTTCGACTCAATCGTCGACGCTCGGCTCGAGGAGGAGCACGACGCCAAGAAACTGCTGTCGCGAATCGAGAAGCTCGACATCACGTCGACCGAGTTCATCGACGAGCTCACGACTCTGCGAGATGCGGTGCTCGATCATGCGCTGCACGAGGAGACCTACGAGTTTCCGAAGCTAGAGAAGCAGCTCGATGACGATGAGTCCAAGCGGTTGACGGCGGCGGTGCGCGCGGCGGAAGCTATCGCCCCCACCCGTCCGCACGCGGGTGTGGAGTCGCCGCTGTTGAACTTCGCCGTCGGGCCGTTCGCGTCGATGCTCGACCGCGCCCGCGACCTGATCGAACACGGGCTCGACTAG
- a CDS encoding fructose bisphosphate aldolase, with the protein MGSGRGFIAALDQSGGSTPKALALYGIPEAAYGNDAQMFDLIHQARARLIESPNFTNERILATILFEQTMDRTINGEDTVAYLWKQKHIVPFVKVDQGLADARYGVQLMKPMTKIDDVLERAVEKGIFGTKMRSFIKEPNDGGIRAVVQQQFDCAAKIARHGLIPIIEPEVSIKCPDKPTADRLLVTAIMEKLDDLPDDRQVMLKLTLPDEADLYEPLIDHPRVLRVVALSGGYTLTQSAEILARNHHLIASFSRALTEGLTVDQTDDEFNDKLKANIDEIYAASVT; encoded by the coding sequence ATGGGCTCTGGACGTGGCTTCATCGCCGCGCTGGACCAGAGCGGCGGTAGCACCCCCAAGGCGCTGGCGCTCTACGGGATTCCCGAGGCCGCATACGGCAACGACGCGCAGATGTTCGACCTGATTCACCAGGCACGCGCCCGGCTGATCGAGAGCCCGAACTTCACCAACGAGAGAATCCTGGCCACCATTCTGTTCGAGCAGACGATGGACCGGACCATCAACGGCGAGGACACCGTTGCCTATCTGTGGAAGCAGAAGCACATCGTGCCGTTCGTCAAGGTCGACCAGGGGCTTGCCGACGCGCGGTACGGCGTGCAACTCATGAAGCCGATGACGAAGATCGACGACGTGCTCGAACGTGCCGTCGAGAAGGGCATTTTCGGCACCAAGATGCGCTCGTTCATCAAGGAGCCCAACGACGGCGGGATCAGGGCCGTCGTGCAGCAGCAGTTCGACTGCGCCGCGAAAATCGCGCGCCACGGATTGATTCCCATCATCGAGCCCGAAGTCAGCATCAAATGCCCCGACAAGCCCACTGCCGACCGGCTTTTGGTGACCGCGATCATGGAGAAGCTGGACGATCTCCCCGACGATCGACAGGTCATGCTCAAGCTGACGCTGCCCGACGAGGCCGACCTCTACGAACCGCTGATCGACCATCCGCGGGTGCTGCGCGTCGTCGCCCTGTCCGGTGGCTACACGCTGACGCAGAGCGCCGAGATCCTGGCCCGCAACCACCACCTGATCGCGAGCTTCTCCCGGGCGCTGACCGAAGGACTCACCGTCGACCAGACCGACGACGAGTTCAACGACAAGCTCAAGGCCAATATCGACGAGATCTACGCCGCGTCGGTGACCTGA
- a CDS encoding TetR/AcrR family transcriptional regulator, translating into MKTVAPTKGGRGARQRILEAAAELFYRDGINATGVEKLAAASSVSKRTLYQHFPSKTAVVEEYLRGMERRVDESVIHSHEGQAPRERMLAAFDGHTAGGETFRGCPFHNAAVESAGAMPGVQDIVRTAKLGFADWLAQLAAEAGAANPRQLGGQLAVLYEGAGALATSLDDPEPWARAKRAAEVLIDHALPG; encoded by the coding sequence ATGAAGACAGTTGCGCCGACCAAGGGCGGTCGGGGCGCGCGTCAGCGCATCCTCGAGGCCGCTGCCGAATTGTTCTACCGCGACGGCATCAACGCGACCGGTGTCGAAAAGCTGGCCGCCGCTTCATCGGTGTCGAAACGCACGCTCTATCAACACTTCCCGAGCAAGACAGCGGTCGTTGAGGAATACCTGCGCGGCATGGAACGACGCGTCGACGAGTCCGTGATCCATTCTCACGAGGGTCAGGCACCGCGCGAGCGGATGCTTGCCGCATTCGACGGCCACACCGCCGGCGGCGAGACGTTTCGGGGCTGCCCGTTTCACAACGCGGCCGTCGAGTCGGCCGGGGCCATGCCGGGCGTTCAGGACATCGTGCGGACCGCCAAGCTCGGCTTCGCCGACTGGCTCGCCCAGCTGGCCGCCGAGGCGGGCGCCGCGAATCCGCGACAGCTCGGCGGCCAACTTGCCGTGCTCTACGAAGGTGCCGGCGCCCTGGCGACCTCGCTGGATGACCCCGAACCGTGGGCCCGCGCCAAAAGGGCAGCTGAGGTGCTGATCGACCACGCGCTGCCCGGCTGA
- a CDS encoding oxidoreductase — MTQRSPVVLITGTSSGIGRAIAGAFAAKGYEVFGTSRNPHNSDSITGVELLPLDVSDPTSVGAAVSTVIERAGRIDVLVNNAGIGIFGAAEESSVAQAQELFDTNFFGLIRVTNEVLPHMRAQRNGRIINIGSVLGFLPAPYGALYSASKHAVEGYSESLDHETREFGVRVSVVEPGYTDTSFDTNAGEPDSPIESYLALREHVKEGLIKAVRAGDDPSVVAQVVLNAALARTPKLRYPAGPLARQLTLLKRFAPTAVLDKGIRKANNLRAQDACAYRRTKSSSPNAFA, encoded by the coding sequence ATGACACAGCGATCGCCCGTGGTTCTGATCACCGGCACTTCGTCGGGAATAGGGCGGGCCATCGCCGGCGCATTCGCGGCCAAGGGCTACGAGGTGTTCGGCACCAGCCGCAACCCGCACAACAGCGATTCCATCACTGGCGTCGAACTCCTGCCGCTGGACGTCAGCGACCCGACCTCAGTCGGCGCTGCGGTATCGACCGTCATCGAGCGCGCGGGCCGGATCGATGTCCTGGTCAACAACGCCGGCATCGGCATTTTCGGTGCCGCGGAAGAGAGTTCGGTCGCACAGGCGCAGGAACTCTTCGACACCAACTTCTTCGGCTTGATCCGGGTGACCAACGAAGTGCTGCCGCACATGCGGGCTCAGCGCAACGGCCGGATCATCAACATCGGATCCGTGCTGGGATTTCTGCCGGCGCCCTACGGCGCGCTGTACTCGGCCTCCAAGCACGCCGTTGAGGGCTATTCGGAGTCGCTGGATCACGAAACCCGCGAATTCGGGGTGCGGGTGTCGGTGGTCGAACCCGGTTACACGGACACGTCTTTCGACACCAACGCCGGTGAGCCCGATTCGCCGATCGAGAGTTACCTGGCCCTGCGCGAACATGTCAAGGAGGGGCTGATCAAGGCGGTCCGTGCCGGCGACGACCCGTCGGTGGTGGCGCAAGTTGTGCTAAACGCGGCGTTGGCTCGTACGCCGAAGCTGCGTTACCCGGCCGGGCCGCTGGCCCGTCAGTTGACGCTTCTGAAGCGGTTCGCGCCGACGGCCGTGCTGGACAAGGGAATTCGCAAGGCGAACAATCTGCGCGCTCAGGATGCCTGCGCGTACCGCCGGACGAAATCCTCTTCGCCGAACGCCTTCGCATAG
- a CDS encoding DUF5994 family protein: MNDWRSANPVRVAIADRLGGPIDGGWWPRVDRMTMELPGLVSALTPLLGSVTSINVNWSHLQRPPDLNWPTWQLKPQHVITVNGERARVNLLVVAYNTNSGLALMLLRRAAGLTIIPADRDKPSFVTAGSILQAALNQCAAAAQVPQNVR, from the coding sequence ATGAACGACTGGCGGTCGGCGAATCCCGTCCGGGTCGCGATTGCCGATCGACTGGGTGGGCCCATCGACGGAGGTTGGTGGCCGCGAGTCGACCGCATGACGATGGAGTTGCCCGGTCTCGTGTCGGCCCTCACCCCGCTGCTGGGGAGCGTGACCTCTATCAACGTCAACTGGTCTCATCTGCAGCGGCCGCCGGACTTGAATTGGCCGACCTGGCAACTCAAGCCGCAACACGTGATCACCGTCAATGGCGAACGGGCGCGGGTGAATTTACTGGTCGTCGCGTACAACACCAACAGCGGCCTGGCGCTCATGCTGTTGCGACGCGCGGCCGGTCTCACGATCATCCCGGCCGACCGTGACAAGCCTTCATTCGTGACCGCCGGCTCGATCCTGCAAGCCGCGTTGAATCAGTGTGCCGCGGCCGCTCAGGTGCCGCAGAACGTCCGGTAG
- a CDS encoding aromatic ring-hydroxylating oxygenase subunit alpha, which translates to MTTHPTSDVRREDAIGTPPPRPTLVPADRYYSPDFARYEVERMWPKVWQVACTLDHVAEPGDYFEYRCGPYSVLIVRDHDGTLRAFQNVCRHRGNSLCAGSGSELRELRCGYHGWTWDLAGALKRVPNRKGFGALSMADYPLLAVRVDTWERLVFVNLDLGAPPLADYLEAMPADIAWLGVGDFRCYATMTVDVEANWKTIADGFSETYHIQTLHPELHRCMDDVFAPQVIWGHTGKSEQLYGLPSPHLKQPVTDAEVWDAYVTTQGALMGIAEGTPFPDGGPVMEVIVERIRAFAASRGVDMSWASTDQLMKLHQYNVFPNLTVLANADHLTVMCARPGPDPDHGELVMMLWMRMPPNAPRGTPADVRLAANQAEPGLVLTQDISVLAGLQRGLHQPGLTHLTLSAEERRVINLHRNLDRYLDLPESERTSGGETDAGIP; encoded by the coding sequence ATGACCACCCACCCGACCAGCGACGTACGCCGCGAGGACGCGATCGGCACCCCGCCGCCGCGACCGACGCTGGTGCCGGCTGACCGGTACTACTCCCCGGACTTCGCCCGGTACGAGGTCGAGCGGATGTGGCCCAAGGTGTGGCAGGTCGCCTGCACCCTCGACCACGTCGCCGAGCCCGGCGACTATTTCGAATACCGTTGCGGCCCATACTCGGTGCTCATCGTCCGCGATCACGACGGCACGCTGCGAGCGTTTCAGAACGTGTGCCGGCACCGCGGCAACTCGCTGTGTGCGGGCTCGGGTTCGGAGCTCCGCGAGTTGCGCTGCGGCTATCACGGCTGGACGTGGGACCTGGCCGGCGCGCTCAAGCGCGTGCCCAACCGCAAGGGCTTCGGCGCGTTGTCGATGGCCGACTACCCGTTGCTTGCGGTCCGCGTCGACACCTGGGAGCGCCTGGTCTTTGTCAACCTCGACCTCGGCGCGCCGCCGCTGGCCGACTATCTGGAGGCGATGCCGGCCGACATTGCCTGGCTGGGAGTCGGCGACTTTCGCTGTTACGCAACCATGACCGTCGACGTCGAGGCGAACTGGAAGACCATCGCCGACGGGTTCAGCGAGACCTATCACATCCAGACGCTGCACCCCGAGTTGCACCGCTGCATGGACGACGTCTTTGCGCCACAGGTGATTTGGGGCCACACCGGCAAATCCGAGCAGCTGTACGGACTGCCGAGCCCACACCTCAAGCAGCCGGTGACCGACGCCGAGGTATGGGACGCCTACGTGACCACCCAGGGCGCGCTGATGGGTATCGCCGAGGGCACGCCGTTCCCGGACGGCGGCCCCGTGATGGAGGTTATCGTCGAGCGAATCAGGGCTTTCGCTGCATCCCGCGGCGTGGACATGAGCTGGGCGAGCACCGATCAACTGATGAAACTGCATCAGTACAACGTGTTTCCGAATTTGACGGTGCTGGCCAACGCCGACCACCTCACGGTGATGTGCGCTCGCCCCGGTCCCGACCCCGATCACGGCGAACTGGTGATGATGCTGTGGATGCGCATGCCGCCCAATGCGCCGCGCGGCACTCCGGCCGACGTTCGACTCGCCGCGAACCAGGCCGAGCCGGGTCTGGTTCTCACGCAGGACATTTCGGTCCTGGCCGGCCTGCAACGCGGTCTGCACCAACCCGGGCTCACTCATCTGACGCTGTCCGCGGAGGAACGCCGGGTGATCAACCTGCACCGCAACCTCGACCGGTATCTCGATCTGCCCGAGTCAGAACGGACAAGCGGAGGTGAGACCGATGCCGGAATCCCTTAA
- a CDS encoding N-acyl-D-amino-acid deacylase family protein → MFDLKITGGTVVDGTGADRFAADIAVKDGKIVEVRRRGPGSAPLDGEAAETIDATGKIVAPGFVDIHTHYDGQVSWDALLEPSSGHGVTTVVTGNCGVGFAPVRPGQEDWLIGLMEGVEDIPGAALTEGISWGWESYPEYLDVIGRQEFAVDVGSQVAHGAVRAYAMGDRGARNEPASPDDIEAMARLVREAIEAGALGFSTSRTIGHRAIDGEPVPGTYAAEDELFGLGRAMAAGGQAVFELAPQGVAGEDIIAPKKELEWMQRLGAEIDRPISFGMIQVDAAPDLWREQLEVSAAAHAAGSRLYPQIAARPFGMLFGFDGHHAFTHRPTFIRLKGECSREELAQRLADPAVKAAILAEDDLPPDPNLLFDNMFALAQYALGRTYAMGDPPDYEPTDERTVEKIAAERGEDPLSTLYDLMLEHDATSMLMLPFYNYAHGNHDAIREMLLHPAGVLGLSDGGAHCGMICDASFPTFLLTHWSRDRRRGEKLPLEYVIRKQSYDTAQLFGLSDRGVVEIGKRADVNIIDMDAITLHRPVMAYDLPAGGKRLIQGASGYDATIVNGVVTRRHGADTGARPGRLVRGAR, encoded by the coding sequence GTGTTCGATCTCAAAATCACCGGTGGCACCGTCGTCGATGGGACCGGCGCGGACCGATTCGCCGCCGACATCGCGGTCAAGGACGGCAAGATCGTCGAGGTGCGACGGCGTGGTCCCGGTAGTGCGCCGCTCGACGGCGAGGCTGCCGAGACGATCGACGCGACCGGCAAGATCGTCGCGCCCGGTTTCGTCGACATTCACACCCATTACGACGGCCAGGTCAGTTGGGACGCGCTGCTGGAGCCTTCCAGCGGTCACGGCGTGACCACCGTCGTGACCGGCAACTGCGGGGTCGGATTCGCCCCGGTCCGCCCCGGCCAGGAGGACTGGCTGATCGGTCTGATGGAGGGCGTCGAGGACATCCCCGGCGCCGCGCTCACCGAGGGCATCTCGTGGGGTTGGGAGAGCTACCCCGAGTATCTCGACGTCATCGGGCGCCAGGAGTTCGCCGTCGACGTGGGCAGCCAGGTGGCGCACGGCGCGGTCCGCGCCTACGCGATGGGGGATCGCGGCGCTCGCAACGAGCCGGCGTCGCCGGACGACATCGAGGCCATGGCGCGACTGGTCCGGGAAGCGATCGAGGCTGGGGCGCTGGGCTTTTCGACGTCACGCACGATCGGTCACCGCGCGATCGACGGCGAGCCGGTGCCGGGCACCTACGCCGCCGAGGACGAGCTGTTCGGGCTCGGTCGCGCGATGGCCGCCGGTGGACAGGCGGTGTTCGAGCTTGCTCCGCAGGGCGTTGCGGGCGAGGACATCATCGCGCCGAAGAAAGAGCTGGAGTGGATGCAGCGGCTGGGTGCCGAGATCGACCGCCCGATCTCGTTCGGCATGATCCAGGTCGACGCCGCGCCCGACCTCTGGCGCGAACAGCTGGAGGTCTCGGCGGCCGCCCACGCCGCGGGGAGCCGGCTGTACCCGCAGATCGCCGCGCGACCGTTCGGGATGTTGTTCGGTTTCGACGGCCACCATGCCTTCACCCATCGCCCGACCTTCATCCGGCTCAAGGGCGAGTGCAGCCGCGAGGAGCTCGCACAGCGACTCGCCGACCCCGCCGTCAAGGCCGCGATACTCGCCGAGGACGACCTGCCGCCGGATCCAAATCTGTTGTTCGACAACATGTTCGCACTGGCGCAGTACGCCCTCGGTCGCACCTACGCGATGGGTGATCCGCCGGACTACGAGCCCACCGACGAGCGCACGGTGGAGAAGATCGCGGCCGAGCGCGGCGAAGATCCGCTGTCCACGCTGTACGACTTGATGCTCGAGCACGACGCGACGTCGATGCTGATGCTGCCGTTCTACAACTACGCCCACGGGAATCACGACGCGATCCGCGAGATGCTGCTGCACCCTGCGGGCGTGCTGGGTCTATCCGACGGCGGTGCGCACTGCGGCATGATCTGCGACGCGTCGTTCCCGACCTTCCTGCTCACGCACTGGTCGCGGGACCGGCGTCGCGGGGAGAAGTTGCCGCTGGAGTACGTCATTCGCAAGCAGTCCTACGACACCGCGCAACTGTTCGGGCTGTCGGACCGCGGCGTGGTCGAGATCGGCAAGCGCGCCGACGTCAACATCATCGACATGGACGCGATCACCCTGCATCGGCCGGTGATGGCCTACGACCTGCCGGCCGGGGGAAAGCGGCTGATCCAGGGGGCGTCGGGTTACGACGCGACGATCGTCAACGGCGTGGTGACCCGGCGCCACGGCGCCGATACCGGTGCGCGGCCCGGCCGATTGGTCCGCGGCGCCCGCTGA
- a CDS encoding protein adenylyltransferase SelO, which produces MSVVPDTTVALQDRFATDLPELVVSWQAETFPDPRLLAFNEPLAEELGLDPEWLQGAEGRRFLVGNHVPDGAAPVAQAYAGHQFGGYIPRLGDGRALLLGELADPDGRLRDIHLKGSGPTPFARGGDGLAAVGPMLREYIVSEAMHALGVPTTRSLAVLSTGRLVQRETALPGAVLTRVAASHLRVGSFEFASSTRDLDLLRRLADHAIARHYPGAAMLDNPYLALFEAVAAVQASLVAQWMLVGFVHGVMNTDNMTISGETIDYGPCAFMEAYNPDTVFSSIDQWGRYAYDNQPTIAGWNLARFAESLLPLLADTVDEGVALAQRAFQVFRDQYDSTWTDGMRAKLGLPEDVEAPAVAELSEDLLTLLKDGRVDYTSFFRQLSTGADRLEIAGIDAWVARWRSLNPDAALMNRSNPIYIPRNHLVEEALSAATAGDLDPLRQLLIAISAPFDERPGLERYAAAAPEEFGDYRTFCGT; this is translated from the coding sequence ATGAGCGTCGTCCCGGATACCACCGTTGCTCTGCAGGACCGCTTCGCCACGGACCTGCCCGAGCTGGTCGTCAGCTGGCAGGCCGAGACCTTCCCCGACCCGCGGCTGCTGGCGTTCAACGAGCCGCTGGCCGAGGAGTTGGGCCTCGACCCCGAATGGCTGCAGGGAGCCGAGGGCCGGCGCTTCCTCGTCGGCAACCACGTGCCCGACGGCGCCGCGCCAGTCGCGCAGGCCTACGCGGGCCACCAGTTCGGCGGATATATCCCGCGGTTGGGCGATGGGCGCGCGTTGTTGCTGGGCGAACTCGCCGACCCCGACGGGCGGCTGCGCGATATCCACCTCAAAGGTTCGGGACCGACTCCGTTCGCCCGCGGCGGCGACGGCTTGGCGGCGGTCGGGCCGATGCTGCGGGAGTACATCGTCAGCGAGGCGATGCACGCCCTCGGGGTGCCCACCACCCGCTCGCTGGCCGTCCTGTCGACCGGCCGCCTGGTACAGCGCGAGACGGCGCTGCCGGGTGCGGTGCTCACCCGCGTCGCGGCGAGCCACCTGCGGGTGGGCAGCTTCGAATTCGCGTCCTCGACCCGCGACCTCGACCTGCTGCGACGCCTGGCCGATCACGCGATCGCCCGCCACTACCCCGGCGCCGCGATGCTCGACAATCCCTACCTCGCGCTGTTTGAAGCGGTCGCCGCGGTGCAGGCGTCGCTGGTTGCGCAGTGGATGCTGGTCGGTTTCGTGCACGGCGTGATGAACACCGACAACATGACGATCTCCGGTGAGACGATCGACTACGGCCCGTGCGCCTTCATGGAGGCCTACAACCCCGACACGGTGTTCAGCTCGATCGACCAGTGGGGCCGCTACGCCTACGACAACCAGCCCACGATCGCCGGCTGGAACCTGGCCCGCTTCGCCGAGTCGTTGCTGCCGCTACTGGCGGACACCGTCGACGAAGGTGTTGCCCTCGCGCAGAGGGCTTTTCAGGTTTTCCGCGACCAGTACGACAGCACCTGGACCGACGGGATGCGCGCCAAGCTCGGCCTGCCCGAGGACGTCGAAGCCCCAGCCGTCGCCGAACTCTCTGAAGATCTGCTCACGCTATTGAAGGACGGCCGCGTCGACTACACGTCGTTCTTTCGGCAGTTGAGCACCGGTGCCGACCGCCTTGAGATCGCCGGCATCGACGCGTGGGTCGCGCGTTGGCGATCGCTGAATCCGGATGCGGCGCTGATGAACCGCAGCAACCCGATCTACATCCCGCGCAACCATCTCGTCGAAGAGGCGCTGTCCGCTGCAACCGCCGGCGACCTGGATCCGTTGCGGCAGTTGCTCATTGCGATCAGCGCCCCGTTCGACGAGCGGCCGGGCCTGGAGCGCTATGCCGCCGCCGCGCCGGAGGAGTTCGGCGACTACCGGACGTTCTGCGGCACCTGA
- a CDS encoding glutamate--tRNA ligase produces the protein MLEPHEVDRLFPADLPEVGEWERRYPPRDLPADAQVTRLAPSPTGFIHLGGIYTAMIDLSVARETAGRYFVRIEDTDQSREVEGAYEQFSRAFDYFRVIPDEGVGEGGDHGPYRQSERSTIYLSYAREALRSGKAYLCFATADQLTEIRTKQQQLKRPTGYYGEWALWRDADDAAVREQLEQGTPFVVRFRSPGRTENRATFTDAIRGQVSMEDNYNDVVILKSSAAVQLPTYHFAHAVDDHLMRCNLVIRGEEWLSSTALHLQLFEALGFEPPVYAHIALLMKQIPGGKRKLSKRKDPEADVDFYIRSGYPADAVLYYLRGLANGRLAEMPLPEALAAPISLADCGGAGPLVDLVKLEDISADYVATLGGAEIYAALTTWAAEFDPEVHAVIEAHPDHTLAALAVERDGAENPRKDLRKWSDFRPAYGFFFAELFTPVGEDDDRLGGLPVDLVRSFAGDFVASYQDIDDPAQWFQQIRDLAEKFGFAANAKEYKKNPDAYPGSIREASQLIRVGLTGSTRSPDLFQIARTLGRDEVLRRIGALTV, from the coding sequence ATGCTCGAGCCGCACGAGGTCGATCGCCTCTTCCCCGCCGACCTGCCCGAAGTGGGCGAGTGGGAACGGCGCTACCCGCCGCGGGACCTGCCCGCTGACGCGCAGGTGACCCGGCTGGCTCCGTCGCCGACGGGCTTCATCCACCTCGGCGGCATCTACACCGCGATGATCGACCTGTCGGTCGCCCGCGAGACCGCCGGCCGCTATTTCGTCCGGATCGAGGACACCGACCAGTCGCGCGAGGTCGAGGGCGCCTACGAACAGTTCAGCCGTGCCTTCGACTACTTCCGGGTCATCCCTGACGAGGGCGTCGGAGAGGGCGGCGACCACGGACCGTACCGGCAGTCGGAGCGGTCGACGATCTATCTGAGCTACGCGCGCGAGGCCCTGCGCTCCGGCAAGGCCTACCTGTGCTTTGCCACCGCCGACCAGCTCACCGAGATTCGCACGAAGCAGCAGCAACTCAAGCGGCCGACGGGTTACTACGGCGAGTGGGCGCTGTGGCGCGACGCCGACGACGCGGCCGTCCGCGAGCAGTTGGAGCAGGGCACGCCTTTCGTGGTGCGGTTCCGCTCGCCCGGCCGCACCGAGAACCGGGCGACCTTCACCGACGCGATCCGCGGCCAGGTGTCCATGGAAGACAACTACAACGACGTGGTGATCCTGAAATCGTCTGCGGCCGTTCAGCTTCCGACATATCACTTCGCCCACGCCGTCGACGACCACCTGATGCGTTGCAACCTGGTGATCCGCGGCGAAGAATGGCTGTCGTCGACGGCCCTGCACCTGCAACTGTTCGAGGCGCTCGGTTTCGAGCCGCCCGTGTACGCGCACATCGCGCTGCTGATGAAGCAGATCCCCGGCGGCAAGCGGAAGCTGTCCAAGCGCAAAGACCCCGAAGCCGACGTGGACTTCTACATCCGCTCCGGCTATCCCGCCGACGCGGTGCTCTACTACCTGCGCGGCCTGGCCAATGGGCGGCTGGCCGAGATGCCGCTGCCCGAGGCGCTGGCAGCGCCGATCTCGCTGGCCGACTGCGGCGGGGCCGGCCCGCTGGTGGATCTGGTGAAGCTGGAAGACATCAGCGCCGACTACGTCGCGACGTTGGGCGGCGCGGAGATCTACGCGGCGCTGACGACGTGGGCGGCCGAGTTCGATCCCGAGGTGCATGCGGTGATCGAGGCGCATCCGGACCACACGCTGGCCGCGCTGGCCGTCGAGCGCGACGGCGCCGAGAATCCGCGCAAGGACCTTCGCAAGTGGTCGGACTTTCGTCCCGCCTACGGCTTCTTCTTCGCCGAGTTGTTCACTCCGGTCGGCGAAGACGACGACCGACTGGGCGGACTGCCGGTCGATCTGGTCCGCTCGTTCGCGGGCGACTTTGTCGCCTCCTACCAAGACATCGACGACCCGGCGCAGTGGTTCCAGCAGATCCGCGATCTGGCCGAGAAGTTCGGCTTCGCCGCCAACGCCAAGGAATACAAGAAGAATCCGGACGCGTACCCCGGCTCGATCCGCGAGGCGTCTCAGCTGATCCGGGTCGGCTTGACCGGCTCGACGAGGAGCCCCGACCTGTTCCAGATCGCGCGGACCCTCGGTCGCGACGAGGTATTACGGCGGATCGGTGCCCTGACCGTCTAG